A portion of the Lolium rigidum isolate FL_2022 chromosome 1, APGP_CSIRO_Lrig_0.1, whole genome shotgun sequence genome contains these proteins:
- the LOC124672442 gene encoding cell wall / vacuolar inhibitor of fructosidase 2-like has product MASSSMITFTTVFCLVAASAVAVPPATLQDTCKSAGEQAVLCVVLLSSNPAAQKTPVDTRGLAHAAVMAAGANATATAEKLNQLFDSDDIKTKSPDLQRCIEDCTQRYQSAGTFLSQASSKLDAGSFDEANVLIAGAQSVIKLCQRTCQSVPKGELTVCSKNVDMLCGIAASITRLLLQH; this is encoded by the exons ATGGCGTCCTCATCCATGATCACCTTCACAACCGTCTTCTGCCTCGTGGCAGCCTCGGCCGTTGCCGTGCCGCCGGCCACCCTCCAGGACACGTGCAAGAGCGCCGGCGAGCAGGCGGTGCTGTGCGTCGTGTTGCTGTCGTCGAACCCGGCGGCCCAGAAGACGCCGGTGGACACGCGCGGGCTGGCGCACGCGGCCGTGATGGCGGCGGGGGCGaacgcgacggcgacggcggagaaGCTGAACCAGCTCTTCGACTCCGACGACATCAAGACCAAGAGCCCTGATCTCCAGCGCTGCATCGAGGACTGCACCCAGAG GTACCAGTCGGCGGGGACGTTCCTGAGCCAGGCGTCGTCCAAGCTGGACGCCGGGTCGTTCGACGAGGCCAACGTGCTCATCGCCGGCGCGCAGTCGGTGATCAAGCTATGCCAGAGGACGTGCCAGAGCGTGCCCAAGGGGGAGCTCACCGTCTGCAGTAAGAACGTCGACATGCTCTGCGGCATCGCCGCATCCATCACTCGCTTGCTCCTACAACACTAG